The Methanomassiliicoccales archaeon region ATTTGAACTCCCGAGGCGCATAGCGCCACGAGCTCTCCGTTGACAAGAAGACTCCAGGCTCGCGCCTTACCGGACTGGGCCACCTCGGCATTCTGTTGAGGCTTACTGCCTTATTAAACTTAAAATTTGCTCAATTTGCAGTATTCGGGCCAAGACTTTCAAGAAAAGGAACTTTCTCGGTGGATATAATGAGATAGCCAGTGTAATTTCTTCCCCTATCGGGAATCATATTCTTCAAATCTCCTATTCTAGTCGCTTTGAACTTGGTTACACAAGAAGAACTCAAAATCATCTTGATCTTGACTTGTGAAGGATCGAAGCCGCTGTATTACCTGCTAACGACCTCACAAAGAATTTGCCCCTAAACAATTTTCTGCAGGGATTTCATGTAAAAAACGACGTACCTCACAATTTTCAATTTCTATGGCGATGAACGCTACTTCAATTATTCAAACCATAGATTACTTAGCTCGATGGCATTGCGAAGGGTTGGGCGCATCTGCCTTGCAAGACGGATTGATGTTTGATCTATGTCAATTGCGACCAGGTCTTCTTCGAAGTACTTGCATTTTGCGATAATTTCGCCACGAGGATCTGATACCTGGCTTCCCCCGAAAAAGACTTGATTTAATTGTGTACCCGTTTGATTGACATAAAGGAAGTATGTAGTATTTTCAATGGCTCTCGCTGGGATCATGCGTTCGAAAAACTGCTTTGAAGTCAGTGGGGATGCTGCTATGCAAATAATAGCATCGGCTCCATTAAGCGCGTAGAATCTTGAAATCTCTGGGAAAAAGATATCATAACAGATAATAGGTCCAACTTTGAACCCCCCGACTTCAAAAAGCGCTGGCCTGCTTCCCCGCCGGAAATAGAGTTTCTCTTCGAAAGGACCGAAATTCGCGAGCGACAATTTGTCATATCTCTGTACAGTACCATCAGGGGATACGCAAACTGCACTGTTCGTAATCAATGAGGAAATTTCTTCATCAAGCACTGGCATTCCAAAAAGAATGTAACAACCATGCTCTGATGCTATTCTTTCAATTTCTTGAACGCTGTTTCCGTCCAATGGTTCGGCCAATCTGAAAAATAGGTCTCTACACATATATCCTGTGAGGAATGTTTCAGAGAACACGAATAGGTCTGCCTCATTAGCGTCGATGATTTCTTTCATTTTATCAATGTTTTTTCTCTTGTCTGCGAGAGCGCATTCTACTTGAACCAAGCCGACTTTCATAATGACATCAGGAATCGAATCGATCGGATATCATTCTTTTCATAACTTTTTTTGTCAAGTCAATAGCTCGTAGAACTCAAGAGTGCTTATTTATCTGCAGTGACGTTCTAGGATCGATGCACCCGAAACTGCACGAACATGCCTACGTTGCCATTACGAATTTCATCAAGCAAAAGGTAAGGGAATCAGGGAGCAATGGAGTAGTAATTGGCCTAAGCGGAGGTATAGATTCTGCAGTAGTTTCAAAATTATGTGCGGATGCGATAGGGCCCGATAAAGTTCTGAACATCTTCATGCCCACGAGCGTCTCCTCAGAGTCCGATAAAAGGGACGTTGAAGAATTTTGCGGAAAATTCCAGATGGAATTGAAGATTATTGAAATAGCACCAGTCGTCGAAGCTTTTGAAAAAATGCTCCCAGAATCAGGCCGTAAAGACTTGCTGGGAAATATTATGGCGCGGTGCAGAATGATTATACTATTCCACGAAGCTAATTTGCGTAAACGAGTAGTCATGGGCACAAGTAACAAGAGCGAGCTTCTCATCGGCTATTTCACTAAATTTGGCGATGGTGGATCGGATTTCTGTCCGATCGGCGATCTTTACAAGACCCAGGTACGAGAGCTCGCGCGGCAAATAGGCATTCCTGAGAACATCATAAAGAAAATACCAACTGCTGGCCTATGGAACGGACAAACAGATGAGGGCGAAATTGGCGTATCGTACGATGATCTCGACCGCATCCTCTATGGTTTCGAAATGAATATGACAAATGAAGAGATTGCCTTGAAAACTGGGCTACCGATGCATGTCATTGAGCGTGTCTGGAAGATGCATAGAACCACTGCCCACAAAAGAAAGATGCCGCTGATTCCAAAGATAGGCATTAGAACTCTTGGAATTGATTGGCGCGAATAGATTTTATGTGGTTCTCCAAGACGCGTAGCAATCCATCTGTGTCGATCACATCAAAATAAACTACTTCCGCCTTTTTTCCTAGAGCCCACACGAATCTCTGCTTTCTTTTCAGATTTAGCCTGATCAGATTGTATCTTGCAGAGGTTACGAAAAGTTCGGGACGCACGATACTGAAGAACACACCACGTCTCACGGGACCTTTTTGAACTCGAATTATTTGGTCGATGTTGGTTAAGGGTATTTTGGCTCTGAATACTAAACCTCTTTTCAAAACGAGAGTGCGATTGACTATTTCATGCGAAGTTAGGAGTGGAGATATTCCAAAAACGACAAGGAATAACAAACATACTATACATACTGCCAAGAAACCATATGAACTTGTACCAAAGAGATCAACTGCTATGATGACCGAAGAAAGCGCTATGATTAAAATGATGATTAGATCAAAATAAGCGGAATGGCGCGGATACGGAAATTCACTACTCTTGCTCACTAACTCCAGATTAGCTAATGGCGGATTAAAACATATTGGTTCACTCGATTTCGGGATATTGAGTAGAATTGCCTAGAAATTATTTTGCAAGCGTTCTTACACCGTGTTGAGGCTAAAAGAGAGAAAACAAATGCTGCCAGCGTCAAGTTTGCCGGGAGCTATGACATACCAGTCTAAATGAGAAACATGGATAGATATGAAAAGCTTTAATAAAGGCCATTTTATTGGCGCTTCGATGCTCCCGTAGTGTAGTCCGGTCAATCATGCGGGCCTCTCGAGCCCGCGACTCGGGTTCAAATCCCGGCGGGAGCATATCGTTACCCTCCATTCACACCGCATTTGTACTTGTTCATAGGCAATTACAGACGCAAGATACGATTCTCAGACCTTCAAAGCAAGCTTTAAGCAGATTATTCCATCTGATCTAGCCATATCGTAGATGCCGAAATTCAAGATTGATCATCTTACCAAGCTCTTATTTTCTCTCCTTGCGATCAAGCACATAATTTATTATGCACACGCACTGGGCTGAGGTATAATCTTTTCCGCCTAGGGACACTCGCCGGCCTTTCCTTAGAGCGTATTTTTCCTCCTTTTTCGGCAATCCAATCTGATCACCCAAAATAAAGACCGGATTATCACCAAAATCAATTTCGAATAAGTCGGTGCCTTTCCTCTCGAGCACGTACACTTCATCCTTCATATCAATCAGCGCTTGAAGGCTATTTTTCTTCAAGCCGACACCCTCATGCGTCCCGCCGGATAGTATCTTTCTCACGATTTTTTCCCATGCCACATCATTGGGAGGAGCGTCCTCAAGGAGACGGCCGTCTATGATCATCTCCTTAGGAGGGTCTGGGGGACCGTTGAGAAGTGCATGAAAAATAACGTCCTTCCGCATAGCGTAGGAGTGATAGAGTGCCATCTGGATGCATTGAGAAACGACATCAAGTCTCCCCGCTTCGTGAAGATTCCCAATCTTACCGCCTGTCCTACCCGTACGGGAATAAAGTACAAATTCTCTTAGCATCGACTCACTGACCAAACCATACAAGATGAATCAAACTAATCAAATTTGCAGTTCAAATTGATGAACGTCCACTGTTCTCAAATCATTACTAAGCGCCTTGAACCATCAAGAGACTCCATTTGAATAGAATTAAGATTTACCTTTTCTTTCTAGCAATTTGTACTCAATGGAATCGAGGAGTGCTTGTAAACTTGCTTCGATGATATTCGTTGAAACCCCCACGGTTGCCCATGTTCTACTGCCGTCCGTTGATTTTATGAGCACTCTTACTTTGGCAGCTGTAGCCGAAGTGGTATCAATCACCCTCACTTTGTAATCGATGAGTTTCATTTCTTGGATCTCCGGGAAAAACCGTACAAGCGCCTTTCTCAAAGCACGATCTAGTGCATTTACTGGACCGTTTCCGTCAGATGCCGTGTGCTCCACCTCTCCACGGGGATCGACGACCTTCACTATCGCTTCGGATCTTGTCGAACCCCCAGATACGTCAACAAGCACTCGGAAGCCCTCAAGACGGAAATGTGAAGGCATCTCATTTCTAAGCCTGCGGATGAGAAGATCAAGGCTAGCCTCAGCTCCTTCGAACTGATATCCATAAAATTCCATTCTCTTTAATTGTTCAAGCAGCGACTTTGCTTCTTCTCGATTATTAACTCCCAGAGTTTTCACTTTTGAAAGAATGCCAGAGATGCCTGTCAATTCTGAGATCACTATATGCCTCACGTTCCCAACCTCTTCTGGATTGACGTGCTCATACGCGGCAGGATTTTTCAATACCGCATCGATGTGGATACCAGCCTTGTGCGCAAATGCGCTTGATCCGACGTATGGAAGTCTGGGATCTGGGACGAGATTTGCAACTTCATAAACAAATTTCGATAACGACGTTAAATCGTGAAGATTCTGTACAGATAGCCTCCTTTTCATTTTAAGTGATAATGCGGGGATGAGTGAGCAAAGATTCGCGTTTCCGCAACGCTCGCCTAAGCCGTTGATTGTTCCCTGCACTAACTGTACGCCCACTTCCACCGCAGCAATCGAATTTGCGACTGCCGTTTCTGCATCATTATGCATATGAACTCCCAACTGGATCTGCGTCATTCTCCTTACTGCCTTGACTATGTCCGAAACTTCGAACGGCAAACATCCACCATTAGTATCGCATAACACAATGCAGTCTGCACCAGCCTCAACAGCAGTCGAAACAATACTCTCTGCGAAGTCCTTATTTTCCTTCCAGCCGTCGAAAAAATGCTCAGCATCAAAGAAAACCATTCGCTCTTTCGATTTTAAATATTCGATCGTTTCTCTGACGCTTTTGACATACTCTCCAGGCGTAGACGATAATACGTGTTTTGCATGCCTTTCCGAGGATTTTCCTACGACGCAGACCCATTGAGTATCGCTTTCAAGCAGTGCCTTCATCATTGGGTCGTCCTGTACGGTTCGATCTTTCCTCCTGGTAAATCCAAACGCCACCAATTTCGTATGCTCAAGAGTAATCCTGCTCGCTCTTCTAAAGAATTCCATATCCTTCGGATTCGAACCAGGAATTCCTCCCTCAACGAAATCAATGCCGAATGCGTCGAGGCGCTTCAAAACATCAATTTTGTCTTCGACCGAAAACGAGATACCTTCGGTCTGCGCACCATCTCGAAGTGTCGTGTCGTAGAGCTGGACATCAACAAATAAATAAATCCCTTCTTTGGAGGGGGTCGACCTGTATTTTGGTTTCCATGAAGCCAGCATTTATTGCAAAATTACTAATAAATGTTTCGCAGGAAGTTTCATTGGCTTAACTGAAGTATTACTGATTATATCCATAGAGATCCAATAAAGCCGTTCATTTTCGCATTGAGAATTCGATCAAAATTTTTAAGCTCTAGTGGCATTTGCTATGGCTTATCATGGACTACGGCATTGATCGAATAACGCAGGCCGCTCAAAAAGCAAAAAGCGCATTTCTTAAAATCCAAAGTCTACCGCATAGGATTCGAAATGATGCGCTCTTAAGAATCGCAGAAAGTCTCCAGGCAATGGAGGACGAAATTATAGCTGCCAATTCGATTGATTTGCAGCACGCAGAGAAATCGGGATTGCCGAAGGCCATGCTCAAGCGCCTTATATTTGACAGTCAAAAAATCAAAGAAGTGATAACCTCGCTTCGATCTCTGATGTCCCTCGAAGATCCGGTTGGAAAGGTCTTGATGAAGATGGAACTCGATGAAGGATTGATACTTGAAAAAGTTAGCTGCCCGATTGGCGTTATTTGTGTGATATTTGAATCAAGACCAGACGCCCTTGTTCAAATTTCATCGCTTTGTATCAAATCGGCGAACGCGGTGATTCTTAAAGGAGGAAGGGAGGCACAACATACAAACGAAGTTTTAGCGAGAATAATTGAAGAATCGCTTCTTTCCATTGACGCAAGGTTTGACGGTGCCGTTCAGTTGCTTTCAACGAGAGAAGAAATTGCGGAGATTCTCAAGATGGATGGGCTCATTGATTTAATCGTCCCAAGAGGATCGAACGAACTTGTCAGGACAATTATGAACTTGACCAAAATACCAGTTCTCGGTCATGCATCTGGCGTCTGTCATACATATGTGGACGAAGATGCAGATATCGGTATTGCGCTTAAGATCTGTTTCGACGCAAAAGTTCAGTACCCAGCCGTATGCAATGCGATGGAAACGCTTATTGTCCACGAAAAAATTGCGCCCATCTTCTTACCGAAGATCGCGCGGTTGTATGCAAGCGCAGGCGTGAAATTGAAAGGGGATGCGCAAACGAGAAACATCATTGAGGCGGATGAAATTAGGGATAATGATTGGTCGACAGAGTACGGGGATCTTGTTCTTAACATCAAAATCGTCTCTTCTATGGAAGAGGCGATCGACCATATAAATCGGTACGGCTCGCATCATACTGATGCAATAGTGTGTAAATCAAAGGAAAGAGCGACAAGATTTATGGAACTTGTTGATTCGTCGAGCGTGATGTGGAACTGTTCTACGAGATTTGCCGATGGTTACCGGTACGGGTTTGGTGCAGAGGTAGGAATCAGCACCAATAAGATCCATGCGAGAGGTCCGGTTGGACTTGAAGGATTGACGATTTACAAATATCGATTGATCGGAAATGGACATGTGGTTTCCGATTACGTTGGTGAAAATGCTAGGAAATTCGTGCATAGGCGATTGGTATGAGGCATCTAAATCCAAAAAGAATCGTTGTTAAGATAGGTACAAATACGATCTGCAAGGAAGACGGCACAGTTGATCAGGAATACATCGCTGATATTGCGAGGCAAATAGTTGAGTTGGAATCTAAGGGCATTCAATCGATTATCGTTACCTCAGGTGCAATTGGTTCTGGGTCAACTGAGCTTAAGCTCAACGGTAAAAATAAAGATCTCGCCATGAAACAGGCCTGCGCTGCGGTTGGCCAAGCTTTGTTGATGTTGGCATATCGTACTGCTTTTGCCAAATATTCAAAACCGGTTGGCCAGATCTTGCTAACCTATGGCGCCTTTTCTGATCGGAAAAGATATTTGAATCTGCGCAAGACAATCGATGAATTGTTCAAACTAGGTGTTGTTCCGATCGTGAACGAGAACGATGTTATCGCAACTGATGAAATCGACGAAATTTTCGGAGATAATGATAAACTTTCAGCGCTCGTCGCCACTCATATGGATGCGGACCTTTTGTTACTGTTGACTGATGTTGATGGTCTTTATGATCGCAATCCAACTGTGGATCCCGATGCAAGACTGCTGAGCGTGATCGATGAAATAACGAAGGATATTGAACGCATTGCAGGCGGTGGAAAGAACGAAAGATCTGTTGGGGGCATGCGCACGAAAATCACTGCAGCAAAGATCGCGATGCAGTCGGGATGCAATATGGTGATCGCAAACGGAAGACTTGAGGATGTCATCTTACGAGTGGTCGCTGGTGAGGAAATTGGGACGCTTTTCACTTCAACGCCAAAATATGCGATAAAAGAACGATGGATTCTCTTCGCATCTCCACGCGGAAAGCTCCTCGTTGATGAGGGAGCAGAAAAAGCGATCAGAGAAGGTAAAAGCCTGCTGTTATACGGAATACATAAAATTGAGGGTAACTTCAGAAAAGGCGACGTGGTGAGAATAGGCAATTTTGCAAAAGGAATTGTGACGTGCTCTTCAGAGGAGCTGAATACTTTTATTGCATCATTAAAGGATTCTGCATCGAAGAACAATGATAACATCAGAAAAAAAACTATCGTTGAAAATGAGAACATCGTCGTTCTTGAATGAATCTCAATAGGGATGCATACCCATTATGCAGGTTAGGATGATTATTACCATAACACAATTTGTTCTACTTTTCAATTTGCCGGAATAAGTATCGTCATTTTTCTGAAATGTATATTTCGCAAGAAATTGAATCAAAAGTGATGGAGAGGGGGCACCTCCATAATAAGAAGTTCGTCTCGCAATCTTGCCAGTACTTTTATTGAGAAAGGATTTAACATTTGACTGCAATCCCTCGATCGTTGTCTGAGGGTTCGCGAATCTCTGAAAGCTTCACTCGACCGATTATAATGATGTTTATAGCCACTATTGTTGCTGGTAGTTGCGATTACATATATCAGATTATCATGGGACGCCAGCTTGGACCAGCAGGTTATTCCGAACTTAATGCGATGCTATCGATTTTTTACATAATATCAGTTCCCACTCAAACAATTGCAGCGTTCGTCGTGAGACACGTTTCAAAATACAAAGCTCAAGACAATGACGAAGCGATAAGGTGGCTGGTTAGAAAAACCCTGTTAATTTCATTCTTTGTGGGACTCATAATTGCAGTAGGAATCTGTGCTACCGTTCCCACATTCACCCGTTTTGCATCGCTCAGTTCTAGCCTTCCCCTTTTCATACTAATGATTGGTACTGTTATCGTGTTGATGAGCCCTGCAGGATACGGGACAGTACAAGGTCTGCAAAAATTCCATTTGTCAGCTCTTTGCGCTATTTCGGGCCCCGTCGCCAAATTGTTTTTCGGTGTATTGCTCGTTTTCGCAGGTTTCAGTACCAACGGGGCATTTGGCGCCGCAATAATTGGTGTCTTTTTTACATTCGTTGTGGGGATAGTATTCATTAGAAACTTTCTTCGCCAAAAAGCGAGAAATGAAAACAAACCAGATCTTTCACACGCAGTATCCTATCTCGCAAAAGCGATTGTGGCGGTTGTGTGCTTTTCTATCTTGATCAATATAGATGTATTTATGGCGAGGCGCTACTTGGGCCCCTATGATGCTGGAGTTTACACTGTGGCATCTATTCTTAGCAAAGTCATCTGGTTCCTGCCAGGCGCTGTTTCCACTGTTATGTTCCCGAGAGTATCGGAATTCTACACAAGAAATAAAGAGACTGCTGGCGTGCTACGAAGAGCAATATTTTATACGCTATGCATCACGGGACTTGTTGCACTTGCTTATGTAGTTATACCAGATAGGATCATAGTAGTATTTTATGGAGATACGTACCTGGATGCGGCGCCGGCACTCTCAGTGCTAGGCATTGCAATGACTCTTTTCGGACTCTCAAGCCTGTTCATGAATTACAGTCTCGCAATTGAGAGCCGTGCTTACATCGCGATTTTCTGTTTCTTCACTGCTCTCGAGATTATTTTGATCATGACATTTCACACAACGATGATCAGCATCGCGTACGATCTTTTCATTGCAAGTGCAGGGATTCTGTCACTAAGTTGGCTTTATTTCGAAATCAAAACAAGAGAAATGCGAAGAAATAAGAATAAATTCCAAGAACCAAAGATCCGATAAGGCAATGATCACCAATATGACAATCTGTATCTGGAGGCACGATCTTATCACACCTTAGGTCATCTGGACATCTGCAGTTTGAAAAGTCACGAAAATTAACCAGACGCTTATCGCTGATCATGAATCAAGCAACTATTGAGGTTGAAAAAGCGGCCTGATGGGCAACTTTTCGTCGTGGAAATTAAGTAGAAAAAGTATGAAAGAGACTTCTAAAAAATCATTTCTCCACTGACAAATGCCCGGGTCCGCTCGTCGATAGGGTTTGTAAAAATCCTTGATGTTTCACCTTCCTCAACGATCTTGCCCTCCATCATTAGAGCAGTTCTGTTGCACAGCCTCTTTGCCTGGAAAGGATTGTGAGTGATGATGATAGCAGCTCTCTCGCCTTCCGATATGAAGTCTCTTACAGCATTTTCCAGAATCGATATGTTAACTGGATCTAAATTGGCAGTAAACTCATCGAGCAACAACAATGTGGGATCAACAATTACGGACCTTGCAAAGCACATCCTTTGCATTTCTCCTCCCGAGAGGGATCGAGCGTTCCTATCTCGACTTTCGGTAAGATAAAGCTTCTTTAGGTAATACTCTACCTTTTGCTCTATAATCTCACGAGGTACTTCTCTTAATTCTAAACCATAGGCAATATTGTTGAAGACACTCCTATTCATAGCAACAGGCTTCTGTGATACGAAAGCCATCTTCCTTCTTATAAGATAAGATAAAGGACTGAAATGCGAGATTTCTTGGCCCTCGAAGAGAATTCTTCCACTTGTAGGAGGCTCTAGCAAATTTATCAATCTGAAAAGTGTTGATTTTCCAGATCCGCTTGGTCCTATGATTCCCAAAACATCTCCCACTTTCACGGAGAGATCTACTTCGTCGACAACTGTGCGATTTCCGTATCGTTTTGACAACTTCTCAGTTCTGAGAAGCTCCTTCACAGCATCTCACGCTCCTGGATCCATCTCATAAGCAGAAAAACACCACAAGCAACGATCATCAATACAACTCCAAGCCCCACCGCATACTCGAAATGCCCCATCCTTGTTTCAAGCATGATGGCAGTTGTCAGGATTCTAGTCTTGCCCTCAATATTTCCTCCAACCATATATGCAGCACCGACCTCGGCAATCGCCCGGCCGAAGCCGATCATCACCGCTGTTACAACACCTACCCAAGCTTCTCTGATGATGGTAAAGGTCGCTTGTCGATTGCTTGCTCCCAACGATAGAATCGTATTCTTGATACTTTTATCTACCTCAGAAATTGAGGAGATTGTCACTCCTGCCACCAGCGGAGCAACAAGCAGGGTTTGTGCTAGTATCATTGCAGTTGGTGTGAACAATATGCCGAATGATCCTAAAGGACCTCCTCTTGAAAACAAGTAATAGATAAATAACCCTGATATTACAGGAGGAAAACCATACATTGTGTAAGTAATTGTCTTGAGCAACCCTTTTCCACCGAATTCTTTAAGCCCTATAAGTGCTCCCAGCGGCACACCAATGACTGAGCCGAGTACTGTTGCGCTTCCCGAAACGTATAGAGAGAGTAATGTTACTTGTAAGACATCATAAGACACTACGTCTGTCATTCAATTCCCCCATAGAATAATCTGGTCATGACCCAAGTGACTTTTCCATGAGGCTGCACATTGTTCCGATGCTTGCATCTTGAGGTAATAATAGTCTTTAATTAACGATAAAGAGTGAATATCGTTCACAACATTTGCATTTGGAACAAAGAGCTTGTGACCGTAATTATCTGTGAAGTTTCCGATCATTTGCTGAATCTCAGGCGATGTAATCCAATCTGCAAATTGCACCGCGAGTTCATGACGAACGTGGGGCCACTTCGTGTGGTTAACGAGAATTATACTATATTGATTGAATAAGATAGCGTCGCCGCTGTACAAAATCATGAGATTTGGAATCATACCAGTTTCTCGTCTCGTGTAGAATGTAGCTTCGTCGGATAAGGTGTACCCCAATTTTTCTTGAGTGATGTCAAGAACCGCACCCATTCCTTGCCCTGTCTTCAAATACCATCGATCCGAGAAAGCGGAGCTATCTAATCCTATCAATGACCAAATTTCTAATTCCTTAACATGGGTTCCAGAGCCGTCCCCTCTTGAAATGAAATAAATTCGTCCCAAAGTTCCATTTTCATAAATCCTCCGAAACGCATCAGTGGCATTTTCTGCCTCATGTATCCCCGCGGGATCACTTGAAGGACCAACAATAACAAATCTATTGTAACATACTGGTCTTCGATATTCTCCGTATCCCTTTTCTATGAAATCCAACTCGGCCTCTGGCGAATGCACTAGCAACACATCAACGTCTCCACTTTTTCCAAAGTTTATAGCCTGGCCGCTTCCTGCAGCGATGACGTCTACGGTGCAGTCGAACCGTTTTTCAAAGTCCGGGAGGATGTAGGACAAAAGACCGGTATCATAGACGCTTGTAGTAGTCCCGAGAGACAACCTATTGTTTGATTGCGATAATAATGGCAGGCCGATGAGAATGGGAATAGTGATCAAAATTATGATTGTCCCTATTGCAATCAGCCTCCCCTTCAAGTAAAGCCCCTCCGATATGCTTGATCGGACTTAACGCTCGCTTTTTATATAAGTTTTGCGAAGTGACCGGCTCTTCGAGCAAGATCCAGACGCACTTATCAAGTATGAGATTTGCTAGCGCAACAATTAATCTTAGAAGGCGCTATCTAAAATTCTTCCTGAACATCTCGAGACTTCTGCTGATTGCCTCTAGTGCAATTTCCTTCCGCTCCCATCCGATAACCTTAGTCCCCTTTCCTTCTTCTAATCGCTTGTATGTGAGAAAGAACTCGGCTATTTCGTTAAGGTAGTGAAGCGGAAGATCCTCCAACTGCTGATACTCCTTATATCGTGGATCTCCCAAAGCAACCGTCAGAACTTTATCGTCTTGTCCTTTTTCATCTATCATCTTAAGCAATCCAATCGGTCTTGCCTCGATCACACAACCGGGAAATGTCGGCTCGCTGATCATGACCATCGCGTCTAATGGGTCACCATCCTCGTAATAGGTTCTCGGAATGATACCATATGCCACCGGAAAAACTACGCTGGAATGCAATACTCTATCAAGAAGAATGCAATCATATTCTTTTGAGATTTCGTACTTATTCTTACTCCCCTGAGGCGTTTCAACAACAACATTTATGATCCTCGGGGGATCTCTTCCAGACGGTACCAATTTCCATAGAGACAAGAATAAAACCTCCCAGCTTTGCTGTTCAATTCCTTATCTGCCAATGGATGAACATTATTAAAAATGTATCATCTTACGCGAATCTATTATTGATCAATAAATGAGTTCAAAATGCAAATATGATTGGTATTAAACTGGAACTGCAA contains the following coding sequences:
- a CDS encoding inorganic diphosphatase yields the protein MSLWKLVPSGRDPPRIINVVVETPQGSKNKYEISKEYDCILLDRVLHSSVVFPVAYGIIPRTYYEDGDPLDAMVMISEPTFPGCVIEARPIGLLKMIDEKGQDDKVLTVALGDPRYKEYQQLEDLPLHYLNEIAEFFLTYKRLEEGKGTKVIGWERKEIALEAISRSLEMFRKNFR